GGCGTCGGGAAGAAGGACATCATGTCtggcaaggaggagaaggctggtgggggtggtggggggggtgggggtgtggCTGGGCAGGGCGAGGCTAAGGTAGAATCCTGAGATTGTgtttagggtaggttaggttaggttagggtctgtttgtgtgtgtgtgtgtgtgtgtgtttgtgtatgtgtgtgtttgtgtgtgtgtgtgggtatttgATATTTCatccagagtgtgtgtgtgtgtgtgtgtgtgtgtgtgtgtgtgtgtgtgtgtgtgtgtgtgtgtgtgtgtgtgtgtgttttacatttCCACTAATcattaagtttatttatttgtctatcccAACTTAATCTAAACTTAAAGACAATTAAAACATCAATTTTTATATGACTGCTttccctccttgtgtgtgtgtgtgtgtgtgagagagagagagagagagatagagagagagagagaggggctagCAGTTTCtctcttcagtgtgtgtgtgtgtgtgtgtgtgcataatttCTCTCTTGTCTAGCCCTTTCCCCCACCCTGTATAGGCCTAAGTTTTCCTCTATAGGctcagaacaaacaaacaaatgaatgaatgaaaaatatccAATTTATAGCTACAATTATTTTCACCTCTTAAACTGTACagggaaaaaaacactaatattttcattaagatttacaaagtttttatttcctcacacacacacacacacacacacacacacacacgaaggttattttttttatattggtcttttttcgtaatttttatattttttcattattttggaatcttttacacacacacaaagtttttttctaaagtatatttttgtttttttttcgtaattttcatatttttttaattttttcggaatcttttgcttttttttctagttttttctaaagtatatttgttttttttcataattttcattcctttcatttttttcagaatcttttacacacacacaaagtttttttaaggtatatatttgtttgttttcataattttcatattttttcatttttttcggaatcttttgcacacacacaaagtttttttctaagtatatttgtttgttttttccataattttcatattttttcattttttcgggatcttttacacacacacacagttttttcaaggtatatttcttttttttcataattctcatattttttcattttttcggaATCCTTCGCTTCTTATCAATCCAACTTAATACATTTGTGGTCTTCAGTTTAattgatatattttatttatttattttcttaatgacaaattcacacacaaaacaacaacatattttaattatttacatttttttcttgacaATATTGATAAAAGTTGAAATATTTTACTAAGACAACTTGAAATAAAGGataggtcaacacacacacacacgaacacacaaacagtctctctctctctctacaagtaatagttttgtgtgtgtgtgtgtgtgtgtgtgtgtgtgtgtgtgtgtgtgtgtaggttaagTTTATAAAGATCATGACCAGTATtctgtatgtatgaatataagcttaattatactgtgtgtgtgtgtgtgtgtgtgtgtgtgtgtgtgtgtgtgtgtgtgtgtgtgtgtctgtgtgtgtgtctatatatatgtaatgtacGACTTTTTAttgcactcaaaaacacgcacacacatacacacacacgcagagagagagagagagagagagagagagagagacttaaaccATAgacataacaataaaaaaaaaataaataataataataatgataaaaataataataataataataataataataataatatatatttgaTAATTATCTCAATATTTGTCAACTTGTTTGTGTCtggagtgttgtggtggtgccgctgctgctgctgccgcacCTACACCCTcctacacccacacactgccatCAGCTATAGTAAGATTTGTGTAgatgcacctgtgtgtgtgtgtgtgtgtgtgtgtgtgtgtgtgtgtgtgtcttgactATTAATAAAACTATTTGTATATTTACTGTTTCATTAATACCttcaaatagtagtagtagtagtagtagttgtggttattctctctctctctctctctctctctctatcagctgttaatcattctctctctctctctctctctctcattcttgtgtgtgtgtgtgtgtgtgtgtgtgtgtgtgtgttcctgacacacacacacacacacacacacacacacacacacacacacacacacacacaattaaattATAGAGAATATGATTACAAATATTggggtgaaacacacacacacacacaccctaacagTAACCAAACAGGGTGGCTTAATAATCACCCTTAAGACTCAGCCAGGGTGACAACACACCCTTACAGCTAGCACCCCCGCCCCCCCACACACTTAAAAAGTACacagggtgacaaaaaacacccttaaaatttttcatgatcatattaaacacccttaaactgaacagggtgacaaaaaaacaccctttaaacatTTCTGACCTTTTTgaacacccttaaactgaacagggtgaccaaaaacacccttaaaatttttcctggccatattaaacacccttaaactgaaTAGGGtgacaaaaacacccttaaaatttttcctggccATTCTCTAACACCCTTGCAGTCTCTTGGCTATACTGgtcacccttacacacacacacacacacacacacaatgaagactcctcccagccacacacacacacacacacacacacacccctagaCTTGTTAAGGGTGAGGAATCCTTTAATTACTCTCTATACACCCTTAaaacaacacagacacacacaaacacacacacataccgttAATCGCCACAGAAAGGGGAaaatcacacacagacacacgcacacactccacCAGACACCcgtacacacccacacacacccacacacacccgcacacacccacacacacccacacgcacccTAGATTAGCCTCAaagctcctctttcctctcgaTCTTGACCAATTCCACCTCGAAGACCAGCGTTGCGTGTGGAGGAATCTTCGGAGGTGCCCCTGAAGAACCGTAACCAAGGTCCGACGGGATGACcagcttcctcttctccccctcgcACATCCTTAGGGGCGGGGGGCGGTGGAGGCGTCAGAAGcacaagggaatacaaaggaaagccaagtagagatagacagaaagaggtATAGGAAaatatcatcattctctctctctctctctaatattcaccgctaccactaccaccaccaccactgccaataCTCACCCAATCAGCCCCTGGTCCCAGCCTCggatgacctgacctgaccccagCGTGAAGGTCAGGGGTTGTCCTCGAGGGTAGCTGCTGTCGAATTCTATGCCATCTTCAAGCTTTccctgttaggttaggttaggttaggttaggttaggttaagttaggttaggttaggttaagttaggttaggttaggttaagttaggttaggttaagttaggttaggttaagttaggttaggttaggttaagttaggttaggttaggtttggttaagttaggttaggttaggttaggttagcttaggttaggttaggttaggttaggttaagttaggttaggttaggttagcttaagttaggttaggttaggttaagttaggttaggttaggttaagttaggttaggttaggttaggttaggttaggttaggttaggttaagttaggttaggttaggttaggttaagttaggttaggttaggttaagttaagttaggttaggttaggttaggttaagttaggttaggttaagttaagttaggttaggttacattctctctctctctctctctctctctctctctctctcttgatcccctctctctctctcttggtcattccccctctctctctctctctctctctctctctctctctctctctctctctctctctctcttggtcatccgcccttctctctctctctcttggttcccccctcctctctctctctcttgttctctcttttggtcatccccccttctctctctctctctctctctctctctctctctctctctctctctctctctctctctctctcaccgcataGTGCATGTGAAGCAGATCCCCTCGTCTACTCTTCAGCGTGCAATTGTCAACTCTCTTCTTCACTCCAATCTGCaacttcttcactttctccttcttcttctcctcctccgccgcgcagctcaccgccagcaccaccaccaccaccgcagccacAGTCTCCAGGCGCAtgctgtgggaggaggtggaggtggaatggggtggagggggagagagtggggggtATGAGTTAGCTATCTGATGTCATGTTTGTGGTGGTTTGCAGTGGTTAGGGGTCAAGGAGGGGTTCAGGGGGGGTT
This window of the Scylla paramamosain isolate STU-SP2022 chromosome 49, ASM3559412v1, whole genome shotgun sequence genome carries:
- the LOC135095563 gene encoding peptidyl-prolyl cis-trans isomerase FKBP2-like is translated as MRLETVAAVVVVVLAVSCAAEEEKKKEKVKKLQIGVKKRVDNCTLKSRRGDLLHMHYAGKLEDGIEFDSSYPRGQPLTFTLGSGQVIRGWDQGLIGMCEGEKRKLVIPSDLGYGSSGAPPKIPPHATLVFEVELVKIERKEEL